From Desmodus rotundus isolate HL8 chromosome 12, HLdesRot8A.1, whole genome shotgun sequence, one genomic window encodes:
- the LOC128779649 gene encoding uncharacterized protein, with protein sequence MRDFPLAAGGTHPENAGAARGKDPFPQQRKTKRKKAYRWPALRDAPSKQWAAATALSIHFCCSPRRTRGARPCL encoded by the coding sequence ATGCGAGATTTTCCTTTGGCAGCAGGAGGCACACACCCAGAGAATGCTGGAGCTGCAAGGGGAAAGGACCCATTTCCAcagcagaggaaaacaaagaggaaaaaggcatACAGGTGGCCAGCGCTAAGGGACGCACCCAGCAAGCAGTGGGCTGCTGCCACTGCCCTCAGTATCCATTTCTGCTGTAGCCCGAGACGAACTCGGGGAGCCCGTCCCTGTTTGTGA